The following DNA comes from Rhinolophus sinicus isolate RSC01 linkage group LG06, ASM3656204v1, whole genome shotgun sequence.
TTTCAAGGCAGTTCCTCTAGTATGGAAGTTCGAGTGCCATTTTAAACtagctccatttatattattgttttacaACAGCATCTCAGAAACTTGgacttgttatttttgtttttcagttttgctgtTTCTTGGGGCAAAGTAATTGAAAGGCTCAAATGACGGTCCCCAAGGCTATTAAAAGAGCTGGCAGTCTCCCTTGATCAACATGGTTAACATGAGATGTATATGAAACACACATAAGTGATGACACAGATTTGTCACTAGTTCTAAATATGGTTCTCCAGATCTTTCAGTAATCGCTATTCCAACTGCTCGAATTTGAGGtcagagaaatcagaaaacataGATTGATAAATGATAGTTAGTCCTTCTACTTGGTAGTAGAATGAGAAAAACACGGATTTTACATCCGATAGAACTGCGTTCAAATCCCACCTTTGCATTGtgtatggaatactattctgccataagaaaagatgaaacagtaccatttgcagcaacatggatggatcctgagattattatgctaagcgaaataagtcagacagaaaaagtcgagaaccatatgatttcactgatatgtgggatataaaactgaaaacaacaaaggaacaagacaaacaaataaagaagcaaaaactcatagacacagacaatagtttagtggttaccagagtataagggggcaggggagatagtagatgagggtgaaagggatcaaatatatggtgatggaaggagaactgactctgggaagTGAATATACAACGTGAtacataaatgatgtattacagaattgtacacctgaaacctatgtaactttactaataagtgtcaccccaataaactttaaagaaaaaaacagacaaaacagaaaccaaatcCCACCTTTGCCATTCCCTAGCTATGTAGGAGTGTTGCTAACTCTTATGTAAAAAACAAGAGATAAGGATTGTAAAGTGCATAATATCTATATAACTATTACAGAAAGCCTTGACTAAGTTATAGTTCTTTCCTATCCATTTGTTAGTTTTTAGAGTTGCCTAATTTTTCAAACCACCCAAGCAGGAACAGTTCTATCAGGAATGGCTCATCCTTcttgcttttataaatatttggcatttacttattcattcactcaacagacATGTATTGACCAATCATTATGTCAGGCATTAAGTACAAGGGACACAGAGATGAAGAAAACACATAATTCCTACCCTCCACGGGCTGACCTGCAATTTgacctctgttttcttcctgagaaaaagagagagagaaagcgaaTGTGGCAAAGTTAATAATTGTGGTGAATCTAGCAGTTATATAGATATTAATTGTACTTTCAACCTTTCTGGgagtttaacattttttaaaatacagagttggggagaaaatacatttctattactTGCCAACTATAATTCTTGAAAGCCATTAGTCCCAATTTTTCAGCACAGAATTTATCAGATTATTTATCTCCAGTTACCAAGCCAGATCTTAGGAGAGCAGCACAAATGGGACATGCTGGCGATGGGAGAGGACGATGAGAAAGGTCTGAAAAAGTAACAGGCATGGTTACCTGCAGCCACACAGCAGGGGCCCCCGGGCAACTGGACACCCAAAGAGTGAGAGGGCTAAacaggaggtggaggtggaaaCCAAGGGATGGGCTCCAAGCTTGAGTCTTGCCCAATTCACTCTCTGGTCTCCAGCCAACCCTTTCCACTCTTCTCAGTGTGGGGGCATTTGTCACATTCTGTGCCGTCAACTGCCAATCACTGACTATTGATTCAAGCATAGAGGTTTGATATATAAACTTTGGAATCGGCAGCCCTTGTGAGTCTCAGCTTTGAGGAGTGAATTGAACAAGCTAGTTAATCCTGGGGAGCCTGTTATatgtaaattctcaataaaatcaCAATAGGCTGTGTGCGGCGAAGAGACGATGTATGTAAAGCAGTTAGCACAGGGCCTGTGCCTGCTACCTACTTAATACATGTGTAACCACATACATTTCACCTTAGCCAATGGCACTATTCATCTACCCATTTCACTCAGAAATCTCAGCTTGATGCCTCTTTGCCCCACCCACTCCCACATCTACTTCGTCAGCATGTTCTGTCCTCCCTACTTCCAAATACATTTCCTAAGTCAGACCGCTTTTCACCCTCCAAGGTTATATCTCAATCTCTTATCCGGAGTCCCCTTTGGCAGCCATCCGAGtcctcttcctgcttccactCTGCTCCCCTCACCCCTAGAATATTCTCCACAGCAGACATTCTCAAACTGAATGGAGAATGTCACCCTCCTACTTCATTTTCCTATGGATTCCCACCCCTGACCCTCACGTCGCAACCTGGGTCCTGCCCAACTCTCCAACCTTGTCTCCTAAACTCTGCCCATGGCTCAGTGAATTCTCACACACTggcctttctgttcctcaaacacaccagCACTCACTCTCACTTCGCGGTCTCGATGGTTGTTCCCGCTGCCTGAAACGCGCCTCCCAAATGTCTCCACCTGgctgcctcttcttcctccctgtcCTTTAGGGCTCAGTTCAAATGCCGTTTCCTCAGTGAGGTCCTCCCTGCCTATGCTCTCTAATGGTGTGTACCACCTCCACCCCTACTGGTCGAAAGGGTGCTGTTTTCTTATCCTTAAAGCTCACTATTATCTAAGATGATTGGTTGGCTCATTTAGCCCTTGTTTGTCTCCCTTACAGAATGGAAGCTCCAGGGAACAGTAAACAGTAACCTTTTGTTCTGTTCActgtcttagtcagctcgggctgccataacaaaacagagactggggggcttaagcaacagaaatgtattttgtcgcagttctggaggctggaaagtccaagatcaagctgCTGGTAGATCTCggtttctggtgagaactctcttcctggctgccAGGCAGCCGCTTTCTTGCTGCATTTGCTCATGGCCTTTCGTCCATGTGTGCCCATGGAGACAGAGCACAGACTCTCTCGTGTCTCCTCTTACAAAGACCTGAAGGCTGTTGGATCAGGGCCATACCCTTATGACCTCTTTTAACCCGACTTCCTTTGAGGCCCCAACTCCAAATACAACCACACTGAGGGTTAGTGtctcaacataggaatttggggtggggggggatctAAACATTTAGTTCATAACATTCACCACTGTAGCATCGGCACTAGAACCGAGAAGGGAGCCTGGCATGTCATGGGCACTCCATCAGAGAATATAGAAGTTCACGTCACTTTGAGTCCATATAAGTGGCCCCACATCTAGCACTCCATCCTGCAGGTCAGGGCGTGTCACTGTACATTCCCCAGGCTGCCATCAATGCCACGGTGGAAGAAGACATCCTGCTGTCTGTGGACTATTCCTGCCATGGCGTCCCCACCATCGAGTGGAAATACACATCCACCTGGGGCGTGCAGAAGATCGTAGAGTGGAAACCAGGGACTCAGGCCAACGTCTCCCAAAGCCACAAGGACAGAGTCTGCACCTTTGACAACGGCTCCATCCAGCTCTTCAGTGTGGGCGTAAGGGATTCCGGCTACTATGTCATCACGGTGACAGAGCAACTGGGGAGCAGCCAGTTTGGCACCATCATGCTGCATGTGTCAGGTAAGAGCCCCAGGAGCCCGGCGCCCCTGTGactgcaagtgtgtgtgtgtgtgggggggggtcaACTTCATGACATTAAGAGATTTATCTTCCCCTTGCTCTCACCCCGCCCCACAGAGATCCTCTATGAAGACCTCCACTTCGTTGCAGTCTTCCTTGCTTTTCTTGCTGCTGTGGCCGCAGTGTTAATCAGCCTCATGTGGGTTTGTAATAAGTGTGCATATAAATTccagaggaagagaaggcacAAGCTCAAAGGTAATTTTCGGGGACTTGTGACAATCAGTGTATGCTTTTACGGCCAGTGGTGTGGCACATGTTAATCTTGTTCTCACCAAATAACCACCTGGTGACTCATTTGCAACTCATTGACTTGTCTTTTGCTTTTCAGAGAGCACAACTGAGGAGATTGAGCTGCAAGATATTGAGTGTTAGCCAAGGCTGAGCCCAATTACATTCCTACCTcaagaggaaaatattattttccagtgAAAGGAGTAAACACATCAATCCACCCTAAGAGCCTCCTGTTGTCCTGCCACGGCCACCCATTCCCGGTGGGACCGCCAGACGTTCACCAAGGTGACTGCATGCAGTTGAAAGCTGTGGATTGGACAAAGTCAGTTCTTGTACATGCATGAAGTTCAAGGAGAAGAGAGCTTTAGGCTTTGAGCCAGAGCTTTGCTTGGCTGCCGTGTCAGAGCCATGCTAACCCATAGCCAGTGGCACAGGGCTTGGGCCCGGGTCATGGCCATTGGAGGAGTCCCATATCAGAGGGCAGCGTATCTCCAGATCAAGTGTGCAGCTTTCCGTGCGTCTGTCAGCACTGCCGGTGCCCTCCAACCACCTGCTGTGAGAAAACATGAGGCGTTTAGACAGCCTGCCTAAGAAACAGAGGTAGGAAGAGATAGCGTGAGGTTTGCAGTGCTATCACGAGTTGCTCGGAGCGGGGCGAGGGCCCCTCGTGGCCTGGAACTTTAGGGAGAAGAGCTTCATTTGTTGAGGGACCGGCACTGGGAACAAGGAATAAGGAGAAAAttacctttctcttcctctcttaaGTCCAGCATGAATTGGATTTTCCCTCTTGTGGCCCCAGTGTGAGGAAAACCACAGTTCTCTGTGGGCAGCATCTGGCCTTCAGATGGCCTCCCGACCAGCTGTGCGAAAGCGGGGCCTGCATGGTGGGTGGTACACCTGGGAAGTCGGGCAGCGCAGGCTTCAAAACCTAGCCTCCTCAGTCACTAGCACTTCATGTCTCAAGCCAGCCACACTTTCTCCCCCAAGTGGGCAAAGGAACACTTGGCATTCACCTACCTCACAGTCAGGATATCAAGTGAAGCCCGCAGAAGACATAGAGCTTTCCAAGCAATTTAAGACAAGCATGACGATTCTTCCAGGATCTGAAAAGCAGTGCAATACTGAGTACTGGAAATTGATCAAATGCCCTGGGGTATTGGGTGCCAGGTGAAATTAGAGACTGAATCACAGCTGGCCTTGGCCCTTCCTCTCTGATATTGGTTACTAGGTTTACCTGCAAGTTTCTCCATCCCAACTTCCATTTGGCAATCTCTAAAGCAGgcctaaatttattttccatttctcttttctctcactAGTATTTTTAGCTGCAGACCGAAGGTACCACCCCAATTATTGGTGAAGGCTGCAGTTTTTAGTTATGTCCCCAGCCCTCAGCTGCAAATTCACTAATGCAAAGGAGAAGGAGAGCTAGAAcattcccttctctctgccctcccttcaAATCCCTAATGTCCacatcttttcttcttcccaagtGGCAGATAAAGAGTTGCCTGGCAAAGTTAGTAGGAGGCCTCTCCCCGAGTAATGAACCCAGGGTTGCAGGAAGAGATCTCTTGGAGTATTCAGACAGGAGCTATCAGTGATGGAGAGACGGGCTCTGAAGGCACCACCTGACTCAAAAGGCAAGAGGGCAGACAGTCTAAACAACTGATTTGTAGCTCTAGCAGCTGAGACGTTCTCACTTCAAGCCACCTCCTGTCCACATGCATGTAAACACGCACACCTGTGCCCGTTCCCCAGTCAGAGGAACCTGGCCTGTGCCAGGACGGCTTCTTTCCATGGGTCTCCGGTGCCCTGAAGAAGCAGGGTGAGGGGAACTGGAGAGAAAAGGGCAGTCAAGGataatctttctttctctttcacacacaaCGCCCATCAGCTGGAAACCAATTTGGATTTGGTAACTGCTGGAATCTGTGTCCTATTTTATTCTACCTGCTTTTTAGAACTCTACATCTCAGTTTGTCAGAAATCAGGGGTGGAAATTCTcataataaaaggagaaatggaaatgaatacCCAGTGAGTGGCCTCCACTGGGCAAAACCCAGGTGTAAATTGGCCCCCTGCCCCTCAAAATTTCATGAAAGGTTATACCCTCAGctttacatttcttcattttgcaCTTTTAAATCTCTCTCCATCCTGAACATTCCTGTGGAAAGCTTTTGATCCCAGAAGCCTgaggtttttgtctgtttttcacagaagaaaatatgaagTCATAAAGGTTAGCCACCCTAAATGTTAAGCTGTAAGTTATTATGCTtcaaactgtgaaaaaaaaaaaaatgttttaaagaatgaaataaaacctgAAACGAAAGTCCAGGTCCTTTGTGTGTGAGCCCACTGCTGCTGAGAAGTCCATGGCCCTGGGGAAGCTTCCATCAGCTGTGGGTGTAAACAAAACCTTCTGCCACAGTCCTG
Coding sequences within:
- the VSTM5 gene encoding V-set and transmembrane domain-containing protein 5, yielding MRPLPSRRRKHRGISLGLLALCLAAAGCLQSQGVSLYIPQAAINATVEEDILLSVDYSCHGVPTIEWKYTSTWGVQKIVEWKPGTQANVSQSHKDRVCTFDNGSIQLFSVGVRDSGYYVITVTEQLGSSQFGTIMLHVSEILYEDLHFVAVFLAFLAAVAAVLISLMWVCNKCAYKFQRKRRHKLKESTTEEIELQDIEC